gctgatgttaacataaaccAGACTTATAACATATCATCAGCCTCATCTCAGACCATAATAAATTTGCACTTGCACTTTTACACTTATTTTACAAGCCACTTTAtactgctgtttgtctgttaataCTGTATCTATTCATTTTCATCCTTGTACATATtgtacatattattattattatgcatttgtttctgctgtaacaATATAATTTTCCCTGGCGTGGAgagcaataaaggattatcttatgcCACTGTTTGCAGTTTATGCCCACTCATGAATGAAAGTTGCCTTGAGTGTTTAGTTCATAATAGCAGGTGACTTGGTCTGATGccataaagtgacaaaaatattcTGTATCTTTAGGGCTTGTTTGTGATTTCACATCAaatgtgtttggtttgtttaaaACTAACTGAGGCCTTTTGGAACAGTTAGCATGGCTTATTTTGGCTGGTACAAAAGCTGCCAATCAGCTTTCAGTTGACTTTTCTCAGCATTTCACAGCATCAATTATGGCTCATTTTTTCAAGAGTATAAACTTTATgttaaaacttgatttttttaaatcatccaaATTTGGCTGAATTGTTAATAGTGAGGGTTTCTGTGGTGTTACAAACCCAGAACACATTTATTACTGCTGGACATGGACTTTAAATATTGGTCGTGATTTGAATggcagaaaacacagtttatcATTGACCTGGCTCACTGATAACTGGTTTATAGAGAACAACAGCAATATACAACAACTAAACATATAtggcagggctccagactatttttttttcctaggcgcacagtggcccctaacttaaaattttaggagtgcaagcagaaaatttaggggcgcaggcgcacaccaaaatcgacttgcaaagtaaatattcacatttcctctcattttcactgtctaaatacttgcacaataaatgcaaaaactatgttttcaattcacaatttattgtgcagcagttgacacaaaataacaagaaaagcactcagagagcgcagtactccaccaaggctgctcagttgatgtataatttccgatggatgaaatctgtaataaaaatgaccttgtgctgagtacaggcatgtgttatgcatgtgcacgttatgtatttataccgaatcacgtgtaaattacgCTTAtaaaaggtctgttgatcagttcatcaatttggcaagcctttgttttgctagtgttaaaataaccgtttcctccaggcttttattttgaaggcgtatttttaaaCGCTACgggcggcacaggaagtgtttctctacGAAGAGGTTTCTTGAGATGACAAAGACGATGCAGAAAAGTCCGAAAATCCACgtaaatttgaaagaaaacagtttcacgctgttgctgtctagcaaaggatgtgtctaaacttagaagcagctggaatggagacaagaaaggagggaaggaaaggaaggtgaatttgtgttcaaaataaggctgaacgtaaataaaggagcttcaccgtcattctACAGTACAATTTCTCCTATCATTGTTTATAAAGCGTATATGATGTTTTTAATATTACTGATGCATTAATGTGTCTGTTGCATTTCACTGCTGCGGATATTTGAGGCTGAGCTAACTTTAACAACTTTACATACTGTTGGTCAGTTTAATCTACAGCAACTTGTCATATTTAGTTTGAGAAGTATGAGAATTGTCCTACCCCACAGAGGAACCTTCACTTTAccacaaacattaaaaattgaAAGATATACAAGGACAAGTCACATACAGTATAAACGTAAAAGTACTTTGGCTACATTCCACCACTCTTTGCCACATTTTGCCTTGGATGAAAACAAATGGACAAACATAATTAGAAGACAACTGAATCTGCAAGCTACAGCCAGGCATACTTAATTCATACAGCAGTACAGAGGTTTAGCCAAACTGAGTAAACTGTatgtgtgaaaacatttttaatacatcaaaCATAAGAAGCACATCAGCCTCAGAATCACACTTTACAACCAACAGCTGTAATGAAAAGGTAACCACAAAAGGAAATGGCTCAAGTGACGTACTCTTCAACAACAGAGTGAAAACATGTGCAACAAGTGAATCATCCATGCATCACACGAGCACATACTGAATATGTGGCACAATCGCTATACAGATCCACATACTTTAATGATTTCCTGATAGTAATACAAAATATAACCTAATGGGGTGTCCAATGATTATATTGCAACATCTGTATTGAACctggcatgtgttttattaGCTCATAAAAAATTAGACCTATTCTAGAGCTGGTGACACTATCAAGCACATACTGTCATCAGTGCATAAATGAGCACTTTCATGACATGTCACACCACACAGAGATAATATAGTCCTACCTGCTGTTGCTCCATTGCTTCTTTGTGTGATTTCTCCATTTGGTTCATCTTCACTCTCATATTTGATTCCTGGTACTGAAAATCAGCCTTGAGCTCTGTGAGCTGAAGGAGAATTTCATCACTCAGTCAGTCACTGAAGCAAATACAAGCAACTATTAGTGGAACAGCTTGACTAGGGCTGATAACTACCTTCCGGTCCTTCTCTAGGATGGTCTGATCCCTTTGCTGCAGAAGTCTCTTCAGAGACATCACCTCCTCTTTCAGCTGGCTGATGAGAATGAAGTTGTCCGTTCCTCCAGAATCCATGGACTGGGTAATGGAACTACTGTTGAAATAAAGGAAACAGCATGAATTGAATGCCGAGTACTTAATGAGAGAGGAAAATGTATGCAGTCACTACATCCATTATACCTGTCCCCATTGGATGGCTTCATCTCCAGTTTTGGTTTCTTCTTTGGAGTCTCCTTCTGGATTGAAGACGATTTATGGCTGCAAATTGAACGAAGGTTTCAGTGAATATTTGTAACTGTCAATacactgtaattttacataaaaCCTGCAGTTCAAATAGGAAGTCGACTTTTACCTCTGCTTCCAGAGTCCCTGCTCCTGCTCAGGACTCAAGCTCCCACTCAGCCTGTAAAAGATGAGTACACTTAGCAAACACAGCAGATACACAAATCTTTTACTATGAAGTGCTTAAAAAAAGTCTGTGGATAAAacacagagggagagaagaaacagaacagaggacATACTTGTGATGAGAGCTGCTGTGTCTGTgttggtgatggtggtgatgatggtgtgGTCTGGAGTGGTGGTCTTTCTCATTCAGGGATGAGGAATTAGAAGAACCGAAACCCTTCCTCTGCTCCTTAGTCTTCTGCAGGACACGGCGGTAAGACAGCGTACAGAGCCAGCACAGCAGTTTTCCATCCACCTGTAACACCATCAGGAGAGAATACCTCATAAAACTCactgtcatatttttgttgcataTCTAAACTGCATGTGCGTTGGGCTTATACCTTTCTCCTGCCCTCCTCCTTACGGTCAAAGGCGCATTGCTGTTTGCACTGTTCGCAGGTCTGTGGAGGTCCATACTTCTTCTCTGAGTTGGTACAACGCTGACACTTTGTCCCGATAAACGCTGCAATGATGTTACAGTACTGGCAGGGTTTGGGCtatgcagacagacaaaaacaaatttaaaaacatgtcaaTTAATTTAACTAGATTGATCAAATACAACTGATGTTAAAAGTGCTTCAGTAAAAAAACGTGGTGCTCACAGTGCCAAACTGTTTGACATTCTGGGCGCATTTCttgcagattgtatttgttttactgtgaagAATAAACAGGATTTTACATTCAAAACAAGTTacataaaaagcaaagaaattaATTCATTagcatgaataaaaaacaaaaagtcatcACCAGGGGCTCAGATCTTACCTTTCCTGCTGGAACTCAGATCTGCAGTATGTACACTTCACTATCGGGTGTGCGATACGACACTCCTGTGGtaccaaaacaaagaaatgtcaGTGCTCTCGTGAGAGTCTGTTGGCAAAACTGGACAAATAAATTGTGCTATTACAACAGACACATCAGAAACAAGACAGGCTCGTAAATGTGTATCAGCACtgcttagtgtgtgtgtgatgtgcaaCAATTCTTCACTACAATATCTGTGAAAACATCAACATCTGACTATTCAGCACTGGGCCATTTTTTCTAAACATTCAATATATGAATTATGAGCTCATACTACCAGTTAGTTAACTGTGGAAAGCAGATTTAGATCAAAATATATTCCATCAGCTtcgaattttgtgttttccttcacattaataaaaaatataccATAAATGGATGGAGACAAGGTCCAAATTGGTGCATAAAAATTCACCTGAATGAAGGAAATTAAATGTTAGATGCTTAAAATTGATTGATGTGTGCCTTTCAACATCTGATTTAAATCTATAGCTGTAGGCCTTGACAATGTGGTAAAAATCGGCACTAATAATCGCAACCCTTGTTGGGCAACACTGGGATAACTGACATTAGCTGGTATTCTGTAACATCTAAAAGCTGTTGCTGGCGAAATGGAACTGCATCATAACCTTCATAACCATCATGTACCATCAACTACCACTGTGCAAAACTTCAGAGTGCTGTAAATAATTTATAAAGTAATGACTCAAAAGGGCTGGAtggatttttacagaaaatacgAACCAGAATAGAGTGACAGTAAAGTAAATAAAGGTGTGAATCCAGGGTGTATAAGGCTGTGAGATTGCTCTGCCTTATCTTTGTACTTTTCTCGCCTAATTTGTACATAAAGTACATTTGAAGCCCTCCAGGAGCAACACGTTGCCAAATAAGCACAGTGATGGaaattcacaaaaacatcatttcatAAAGCCCTTCGAACAAATACCAAGCATGTACAGATGTGTGATGATTGTGTCATGACTCTTTCACAAACAGTACGCTGACAGGGAGTGATCTAAACATGGTTACGTTAATACGGTCGTTTTCCAACTTGTTACATAATCTTAGCTTGCCTAACCTGCTGTCGTAGCACCATCACACCCGGGTGGCAATAACACCCGCACACTTCGATActcttttaaaaactgttcGTGTCATGTTTACAGTCACCCTCGGTACCACACACTCCCAAACCTTGCACAGCTGCTGGCCCTGCGACAGCTCCTCGAAAGGGTACCGCTGGTTACACTTCGTACAGGCGTACAGAGCCGACGTTGCCATTCTAACTAAAGCCGCCGAGCTAGAAGAGGTTAGCAGAGTCCAGCTGCAAACTGAACGGATTAACGGCGCTATTTCCTTTCTTGACAACTACTAAGGACACACACCGTGTTGGCATCCAGcgttagctaacgttagcttgcTCGGCTAGGTGGTTAACACAGAAATAGCTTAGCTGAAGGGAGCAGGCGAAGAACAATAAACTCCAAATATCTGTAATCTTCCACTGTTCGCACGTTATCCAGGCACTCTGACTTGAGATTATCCGTTAGTTATGACGGTACTTGAGCTATCCGTTGATAACAATCTGGCTATTTATGAGAAGTTTCCGCTGTTCTCGTCAAGAAAGctgttttccttgtgttttccttctctctttttgtATCAACGCTGTCGTCGTCATGTAAGCGGAAGAGGCCGACGGCTCccgaagaagaaaagaaaacctaTCGCGACACTACATGCGACCGCGGGATTGACAGTTTGAATCTGcgcagccaatcagatgtccGGATTTATTCAACACGCTTATACAATCAAAATATCAACGTGCACGGTTTATAAGTTTGAACACTAATGTaacattgaaaatgtggaagtacAAGGCTTGAGTTGTGgtaatttgttttttatgtgaCGGGAAAAGTAGTTACTCGTGTCAGTTTTATGCTAAAATAAAGGGTATAAATGGGATAAACGCATAGACTGTGAGACTATataaaaagtttttttccctATACACTCTATGACAAGATAGTGGAAAGATGTCCCCCAAAGGTAAATCTGAGGACTTATTCCAGCCCTACAATCTTTAGcttttttcttgataaatttaaccatttgaattgttttcagcgtaaagaatctaaaatgtaaatagcacACACCAAGCAAAGTAAGGTCATTCTGTTTACTCTCTGAGCTCAACCCTTGCTTCACATTATCATCACAGTGAGTATAGGCTAGCAAGACTGATTTTTCTCAAACTGTGTGCCTTGGAATTAATCCTCTTTGTAATGATTTAAAGCCACAGTCAGATGTAAAGCTGTGCCCCAAGAAATACTGGTTTTCACACCAACACACCAAATCTGCATATTTGCTGTCTGTGTTGCTGACAAAAACAATCTCTTCTTAACCTAATGATAACTTTTCTAACTATAGCAACTCAATGAAATATGAATTTGCAGTAAACTtgatacaaacagaaaacatttaaacaaaactgCCCAAAGTTTTCCACAAAGTTTACTAGAAACTGAGTGCGAATTTGCCATAAATCTAGTTTGCATATGGAAATGTGACCTTTGCTGCAGTGAAATACGAATGACAAACCTGTTGGCCACTCATAGCAAACTTGTTTTCTGGAGGTTACCAGAAGTTTAGCCCCACTGACTGAGGTCATAAACCACTGTGTGTGTAATAAACTACAGTGTTTCTGCAGAAGTCAAGAGGGCTTGACACTAGTGGGCAACATATTCTGGAAAACAAACTTTGTTGCTGCAAATCTCCCACAAACATTTAGCTTTTGTAGCGTTTTTCAGGATTTTGGAGGATTGCATTACTTATTTTTGGCCATACAGTCTTTTGCACTTGATCCATTTAGGGGGTTTTGGTGTCCAGCTCAGAAaatgatcttgaatgaaatgCAATCAATATGCTGGTCTTGTAGGTCATGTACTGTAGATGTTTGGGATATAAGTAGTTAAACTCACAGGAATGACCTGTCAattttaatgtaatgtttttacAGAAATTACTGGTGCCAACAACTCTACAACTGCATAAGAAAACCATGATTTAAATGTCAATAGTCCTGTTCCCAGCTGTAAGTTGTAACCAGGGTGTTGAGCTGGAGGAGGAATCATGTAGAAAACTAGCCACATACTAGAGATTCCAGAGTATGTAAGGGTCATGTAGCTCATATtcatttattacattattgCAAATCTTGAAGCCCTAACATGGATTGGATGTAGATGTAGAATTAGTCACTATATTGAAAGAACGGTCAACCATTTTGTAGAAAATTACAGCGAATTTAGATGATTGCTTGGGCTAAAGTGTTCTGCCTGTTTCTTTTACATCTCACTTCTGGGCTATATCCTGTATCTGtctcttttcctttctctcAAATCCATGAACCTGCGGTAAACTTTATCTTTGCCACCTCCATTTTTGCTGTGCTTCTCCCTATATTTCCTCAGTCATGTCTATTCATTGAAATGAACTCCttgtaaatgaacaaaacacagcCAGTGTTAGCCCAGCTGCATCACAAAGATTTGTAAGACATCAATGGTGTTTTCTTTGTTACAAACACAATTAAAAGAGAGCTCATAAATTTATAAAAAGTTAGTCACAAATTAAATTTATGAAATTATTTGCATTCCGTGTACCATAAATATTTTGTAGAAGGTCAGAAGCAGATCTTGGGAACACAAAGACAGATATACTTAACCTCTGGCTTTTGGAGAAGATTCAGATACACACTTAGTCAACAAAATCACCGCTTTTTAGCTCGTTTATAAATGTGTATGTAAGTATAACCAGCTCTGCTCTTTTAgttaacagaaagaaagaacaaactaaCTATAGctacatgtaaaaaataaaaataaaaaagaaaaagaaaaagaaaaaagatttttttgtgactgtACACATCATTAGCATGAAATTACTGCAATGAAAGTatgaatcagaaataaaattgacaaaaattcGACTACATAGTATCAGcacttttattaaatatttcagtaCAGATTGACATCACTGCTGCCTGCAGTACATCGGTTTCCAGATTCAAGTTTTGTAGTAATGAGTGCATACAGCGTTGCAGCCTCGCTTCAACCAGGTGGAGCTGTGTGACTTTAACAGCTGTACATTTTAAAGGGAGATTAACTCAGTATCAGTGGCAATACAGATGTTCAGGTACACACAGATGTAGATGCATGAATAAATACAAAAGTCATGGGAGTAACCAGTCTCTACAGAGTAAATAATTTTACAGCTAAGGTATGAAAATTAAACCAATTGAATATGGTCATGCTAATGTTTTCAGAACCAGTCTGGTATTACATTTGCTTCACAAGCACACGTTCAGTTTCTTAATTTAGAATAAAAGGCACTCTATCTCATATTTTATGACAACATCCTAATGATCATGAGAGATAATTAATGCTAGTGTCGTGgacttaaaaaaaagtgttgtgttCACATCACGGTACTGCAACAAACCAAAATGAATCCTTGAGGCTGAGTTGCGCATTTATTGCAAGTATTCACATACTTTAGAGGAAAGGCTAAACGCTAACACTGTATCGTTTAACAGCGGCAGTTACAAACTGTGCACgctattttgtttttctcccaaTCATTCAGAGCAAGGCACAGATATTCAATCAGATTAatcaacctaaaaaaaaaaaaggacacccAAAGCAAAATATTAGAGGTGTTACACATTCTGCTCCCTATAAAACTAATATTGGCTGTCACTAGCTTTAAAAGCATctgcaaaaaatgttcacacacaaacattctgAGTAAACAACTACCAGGACAAGTTAACTATTGCATATTCTTTGCAGCTTATTAATATTGCATGGAATTGTCTCTAATGAGGTCATGACTTGAGACAGAGAATGTTTGTGAGTTATAAATACAAGTGTGGACTAAAGGATAATAAATAACCTTAACTAGTTAGAAAAAGGAAACTTACAAAACCTAAATCTCTTAGTGGAAGGAATGTCATGCATGACATATGGATTCATAAAAGCAGATATTTGGTCACAACAATCTAAAGAGACCGTTTGTTTAAAAGACAATACCAACCTTTTTTAATGCACCCTATACCTAATATTAGAGGAAGCTAACGTTACAGCCCTTAAGCTACATTTATAAATCAACACCCAACAACTCCCAAACCATTAAGTTGGTTTTAGAACTTATTTTCTGGAGCTTAAACTAATTGCTGTAGCACTGTACATGTTCACTGTGGCTTCAGCTGTAGTGCTTTCAAATCAATATCAAAGGAATGGGGTGAGAGTTCCTATAAAGTGTATAAGGCATAAGCATTTAACCCGAGTGACATTTATTTAGTGTACTTTAAAAACACTGATTGTAGGTAGGTCGATATGCTAAATAGTCCTTGTTATTCTGGTTACATGTCCCCTCAAACCTGGAGGAAGAGTAGAATATGGCTGTAGTGAAGCGCTCTGAGACAAACACTTCTGTTACAAGCAGACTCTGCATGACCTGTGAGAGATGCAAATACAGCGATCTGCTTTAACAGACGTTTGGCGGTAGAGTACTTTCCCTGTGTGTCACCAAAAGAGGCAAACTGGCACACAGGTGTGTAACCTACTGATTACTGCTGTATGGCACCTTCTCACAGGTGGGATTCAGCTTCTGTGACAGTTACAAGCGTCCAGTTGTGTCAAACGAATGTCTGCACTGGAGTGATGGAGCGTGTTGGGGAGCCCGCCCGCTCAGAGGATGAGGAAGCTGAGCGATTGGTCACCTCTCGCTGCAACTCGTCCACTCTTTTCTGCAGCTCGGCACGCTTTGCCAGCAGCTCCTTGTAGCGCTGATGAACGGGTTCCTGGCaaaaggggaagaaaaaaagtgtaaaGCTGCAGTTCAACCGCTAAAACAGAGAGTAAACTATTTCCTTTCAAAACGGTGCAGTGAACAAGAGGCAGACAGGCTTGGTGACCTACTTGAGGCCTCATGCGAGGGTTCCAGCGTATGTAGTATCCGACCCAAAGCTCCAGGTGGCGTAAGCTGACTACTGGGAATAGCACATGGTTGGAGTAGTTCACATACAAAGGATTGGTAAACTCCTCCAGCTGGCTGTTAATATAAGACCATAATGACACTGTCCGCTTGGGAATctcctgtaaaaaaataaataaataaaaagatgtgCATGTCATTACACTCACTTTGTAATTTATTCTTTGCACTTCTTTTTATGCAAGTAACACAACATCAGTCACCTCAATAAGCACAAGCCCTTTGAACTTTAAACTGGTACAGCTGACTAGTAGATATTTAGCTGTCATTTAGACCTGTCAAAATTGTAATTTAAGGCATTTACAAGACAAATCTAAAATGTTAGCTTTGATATATTCACATGTAGAATATACATTTTGAATAGTTAAAAGTGATCCACAGATATCTTTAATTTTGTTGCAGACATCAGTAATCCCCTTTTCACAGAAAGAATAATGATAACAGATATTTACAACTGAGTTTCCTCTTGAATGTCGAAAAAGGATTGTGTTGAGTGGAAATGTCATTTCCCATGTTAAATATCAACAACCGTCTGGTATGTTAGACACATCAACAAGCCTTTTTGATATGTCCTAATTAGCATATTCATTTTAGATTTATATATCATTGAAAATATACCATGGCATTTTGAGCTGTGGAGACTCCTTTCATGACACACAAAATTGAATTCTGAGTCATTATGAAAGTATGGTGTCTTAAATATAACTGTTACTACTGAGAATAATATTTTTAGAGGTTACAATTTCATTTCAGATACCAGAAATACAATTGTAGATATCTGAAATTGCATTCTTACTAGCTACAATTCCAAGCAGACATATCGATAATTAGATTTTGATTGGTCAGAATAAACTTTTTAATAACTATACTTTAATTTATGGCATCTGTAATGGAAGAATAATTGTCAACATCTATAATGAACTTTGCCACTAGATACAATGACATCAAatagtcagaattactctatgGATACATCAAACTTAAAACTTTCATTAAAGATATCTGTAATTAAGTCAGAAGTCAATAGCATAAAAATACGACATCTGGGATATGTTGTGTTGGAGTTCCAACTTCTCAAAAAAAGCAACTGCTGATATATATAAATGGTTTCACTGCTACATGTTTAAAAGGCTTGCTATGTTCTTAAACATAATAATCATTACTAAATGTTTAGATATTCTTTGACATGTATGCTTTGAAATGTTCCATAATCATAAAATAgtaaaagaaacaaagtgacCTTACCTCCTTCAACCTCTGCTGTTCGCTGTTACACAAGAATGTCCCAAACAGGCAGCTGTACAGGTGATCCAGGATGGTTACCAGGAAGTACTCGTTAAACTCAAAGGCTGCAGGAAacttaaataaaaacagcttcatgATTATCCTTGAAagatctttttttcccccacatttcaGTACCATAGTT
This genomic stretch from Acanthochromis polyacanthus isolate Apoly-LR-REF ecotype Palm Island chromosome 17, KAUST_Apoly_ChrSc, whole genome shotgun sequence harbors:
- the fam76b gene encoding protein FAM76B codes for the protein MATSALYACTKCNQRYPFEELSQGQQLCKECRIAHPIVKCTYCRSEFQQESKTNTICKKCAQNVKQFGTPKPCQYCNIIAAFIGTKCQRCTNSEKKYGPPQTCEQCKQQCAFDRKEEGRRKVDGKLLCWLCTLSYRRVLQKTKEQRKGFGSSNSSSLNEKDHHSRPHHHHHHHQHRHSSSHHKLSGSLSPEQEQGLWKQSHKSSSIQKETPKKKPKLEMKPSNGDSSSITQSMDSGGTDNFILISQLKEEVMSLKRLLQQRDQTILEKDRKLTELKADFQYQESNMRVKMNQMEKSHKEAMEQQQSKNRELMKQVAALSKGKKFDRTGSSLLLP